Proteins encoded within one genomic window of Etheostoma cragini isolate CJK2018 chromosome 21, CSU_Ecrag_1.0, whole genome shotgun sequence:
- the cabcoco1 gene encoding ciliary-associated calcium-binding coiled-coil protein 1 isoform X3 yields the protein MMPNQQIQELLKKTMDELQTEITAILGLRNHQICMKEAALLDYYVYGFWWAKEANFTPMKISFTMAVLHMLLDNIREKQMVLVKNLMEFAKALGAACQWSTLKEDSPPLLDREEATSLITYIRTSLFQKYRLYELLFTTSREELLTGMEPNMLLSRGPLRCPAVSLPWRKVFPLTSPSTKRLCLLSRETNR from the exons ATGATGCCAAACCAACAAATCCAAGAGCTGCTAAAGAAAACTATGGACGAACTTCAGAC TGAAATCACTGCGATTCTGGGCTTGAGGAATCATCAGATCTGTATGAAGGAAGCTGCCCTGCTGGATTATTATGTCTATGGCTTCTGGTGGGCAAAAGAGGCCAACTTCACCCCCATGAAGATCTCCTTCACCATGGCTGTACTGCACATGCTGCTGGATAACATAAGAG AGAAACAGATGGTTTTAGTGAAGAACTTGATGGAGTTTGCTAAGGCCTTAGGTGCTGCCTGCCAGTGGTCGACTTTAAAGGAAGACAGCCCTCCACTTCTAGACAGAGAAGAAGCCACATCACTCATAACTTACATTAGAACCAG TCTGTTTCAGAAATACAGACTCTACGAGCTTCTGTTCACCACATCCAGAGAGGAGCTACTGACCGGCATGgag CCAAACATGCTGCTTTCCAGAGGACCATTGAGGTGTCCAGCGGTCTCACTCCCCTGGAGGAAGGTGTTTCCACTCACCTCTCCTTCCACTAAACGCCTCTGCCTGTTATCCAGAGAAACGAACAGGTga
- the cabcoco1 gene encoding ciliary-associated calcium-binding coiled-coil protein 1 isoform X1 produces MSAEATRHEKREQPKAKDKKLQKEESLFLQWEMMPNQQIQELLKKTMDELQTEITAILGLRNHQICMKEAALLDYYVYGFWWAKEANFTPMKISFTMAVLHMLLDNIREKQMVLVKNLMEFAKALGAACQWSTLKEDSPPLLDREEATSLITYIRTSLFQKYRLYELLFTTSREELLTGMEPNMLLSRGPLRCPAVSLPWRKVFPLTSPSTKRLCLLSRETNR; encoded by the exons atgtccgCGGAGGCAACACGTcatgaaaagagagagcaacCAAAAGCAAAGGACAAAAAGCTACAG aaagaggaaagccTCTTTCTCCAGTGGGAAATGATGCCAAACCAACAAATCCAAGAGCTGCTAAAGAAAACTATGGACGAACTTCAGAC TGAAATCACTGCGATTCTGGGCTTGAGGAATCATCAGATCTGTATGAAGGAAGCTGCCCTGCTGGATTATTATGTCTATGGCTTCTGGTGGGCAAAAGAGGCCAACTTCACCCCCATGAAGATCTCCTTCACCATGGCTGTACTGCACATGCTGCTGGATAACATAAGAG AGAAACAGATGGTTTTAGTGAAGAACTTGATGGAGTTTGCTAAGGCCTTAGGTGCTGCCTGCCAGTGGTCGACTTTAAAGGAAGACAGCCCTCCACTTCTAGACAGAGAAGAAGCCACATCACTCATAACTTACATTAGAACCAG TCTGTTTCAGAAATACAGACTCTACGAGCTTCTGTTCACCACATCCAGAGAGGAGCTACTGACCGGCATGgag CCAAACATGCTGCTTTCCAGAGGACCATTGAGGTGTCCAGCGGTCTCACTCCCCTGGAGGAAGGTGTTTCCACTCACCTCTCCTTCCACTAAACGCCTCTGCCTGTTATCCAGAGAAACGAACAGGTga
- the cabcoco1 gene encoding ciliary-associated calcium-binding coiled-coil protein 1 isoform X2 → MSAEATRHEKREQPKAKDKKLQKEESLFLQWEMMPNQQIQELLKKTMDELQTEITAILGLRNHQICMKEAALLDYYVYGFWWAKEANFTPMKISFTMAVLHMLLDNIREKQMVLVKNLMEFAKALGAACQWSTLKEDSPPLLDREEATSLITYIRTSLFQKYRLYELLFTTSREELLTGMERTIEVSSGLTPLEEGVSTHLSFH, encoded by the exons atgtccgCGGAGGCAACACGTcatgaaaagagagagcaacCAAAAGCAAAGGACAAAAAGCTACAG aaagaggaaagccTCTTTCTCCAGTGGGAAATGATGCCAAACCAACAAATCCAAGAGCTGCTAAAGAAAACTATGGACGAACTTCAGAC TGAAATCACTGCGATTCTGGGCTTGAGGAATCATCAGATCTGTATGAAGGAAGCTGCCCTGCTGGATTATTATGTCTATGGCTTCTGGTGGGCAAAAGAGGCCAACTTCACCCCCATGAAGATCTCCTTCACCATGGCTGTACTGCACATGCTGCTGGATAACATAAGAG AGAAACAGATGGTTTTAGTGAAGAACTTGATGGAGTTTGCTAAGGCCTTAGGTGCTGCCTGCCAGTGGTCGACTTTAAAGGAAGACAGCCCTCCACTTCTAGACAGAGAAGAAGCCACATCACTCATAACTTACATTAGAACCAG TCTGTTTCAGAAATACAGACTCTACGAGCTTCTGTTCACCACATCCAGAGAGGAGCTACTGACCGGCATGgag AGGACCATTGAGGTGTCCAGCGGTCTCACTCCCCTGGAGGAAGGTGTTTCCACTCACCTCTCCTTCCACTAA